One window of Pleurodeles waltl isolate 20211129_DDA chromosome 3_1, aPleWal1.hap1.20221129, whole genome shotgun sequence genomic DNA carries:
- the LOC138285637 gene encoding mRNA decay activator protein ZFP36-like translates to MPSDMLSPFLELDMDLCKDFLKLSMLEDPVSFARSIRGTPGTFQRALSACPSALSGMERTGGSSSSIDRLSDSSLWPLQNHWSREAELPRTGLLHSIPFRVDRSVSMIESPCMPPPGLSLPTTTPGLSSRYKTEQCRTYRENATCKYGAKCQFAHGPEELCGLSRHPKYKTELCRTFHTIGFCPYGARCHFIHNAEEQRFSSSARPPLLRQSVSFAGSPSASAFSDLLDLKEPLSFSRATSTSPPPSTSHSPQQQSPVFPEPRGFFSSEDPWAPTLVAHLDSMPLLPFLGRRSVASSARLVVVAMEAHLHPSSQPL, encoded by the coding sequence ATGCCCTCCGACATGTTGAGCCCGTTCCTGGAGCTGGACATGGACCTGTGCAAGGACTTCCTGAAGTTAAGCATGCTGGAGGATCCAGTCTCATTTGCCAGAAGCATTCGGGGCACACCTGGCACTTTCCAGCGGGCACTTTCCGCCTGCCCATCAGCCCTATCTGGCATGGAACGCACTGGTGGCAGTAGCAGCAGTATTGACCGGCTGAGCGACTCCTCTCTATGGCCACTACAAAACCACTGGAGCCGCGAGGCAGAACTACCCCGCACAggcctgctgcacagcataccattccGTGTGGACCGCTCCGTCAGCATGATCGAGAGTCCTTGCATGCCCCCACCTGGCCTGAGCCTGCCCACCACCACACCTGGCCTCTCGTCTCGTTACAAGACTGAGCAATGCCGCACCTACCGGGAGAACGCTACCTGCAAGTATGGTGCCAAGTGCCAGTTTGCTCATGGTCCAGAGGAGCTTTGTGGGCTCAGCCGTCACCCCAAGTACAAGACTGAGCTGTGCCGCACCTTCCACACCATAGGCTTCTGCCCTTATGGTGCCCGATGTCACTTTATTCACAATGCTGAGGAGCAGCGCTTCAGTAGCAGCGCCCGTCCACCTCTCTTGCGCCAGAGTGTGAGCTTTGCCGGAAGCCCTTCGGCCTCAGCCTTCTCAGACCTGCTAGACCTTAAAGAGCCCCTCAGTTTCTCCCGTGCTACCTCCACATCTCCTCCGCCGTCTACATCCCATAGTCCCCAGCAGCAATCTCCAGTCTTCCCAGAACCACGTGGCTTCTTCAGCAGCGAAGACCCCTGGGCTCCCACATTGGTGGCCCACCTCGATTCTATGCCTCTACTGCCCTTTCTGGGAAGGAGATCGGTTGCCAGCTCCGCACGCCTGGTGGTTGTAGCAATGGAGGCACATCTTCATCCTTCTTCTCAACCTCTCTGA